A DNA window from Solanum lycopersicum chromosome 3, SLM_r2.1 contains the following coding sequences:
- the LOC104646537 gene encoding uncharacterized protein: protein MAPHGETNVRNLSKPPRLSNDGLKRTMSEITYEWMKNDAIIDENLPPVLSEVESAKCECCGMSDDYTSEYIDQIRKRYLGKWICGLCADAVKEEAQKNGGKNEEALTTHMSACSKFNKFGRAYPVLNQAEAMRQMLKKNTKGVMRAKSISPRERIMQKKSGGLARTNSCIPAITKEMSDLNIVT from the coding sequence TAGCAAACCACCTCGTCTCTCTAACGACGGCCTAAAAAGGACGATGTCTGAAATTACATACGAGTGGATGAAGAATGATGCAATTATCGATGAAAACCTCCCTCCAGTACTGTCTGAGGTAGAAAGCGCGAAATGTGAGTGTTGTGGCATGAGTGATGACTACACATCTGAATATATCGATCAAATTCGAAAAAGATATTTAGGCAAGTGGATATGTGGGCTTTGTGCTGATGCAGTAAAAGAAGAGGCCCAAAAGAATGgaggaaaaaatgaagaagcatTAACTACTCATATGAGTGCTTGTagcaaatttaacaaatttggTAGGGCTTATCCAGTACTTAATCAAGCTGAGGCAATGAGACAAATGTTGAAGAAAAATACAAAGGGAGTTATGAGGGCAAAATCAATTAGTCCAAGGGAAAGAATTATGCAAAAGAAGAGTGGTGGACTTGCTAGAACTAATAGTTGCATCCCTGCCATTACTAAAGAAATGAGTGACCTTAATATAGTAACCTGA